The proteins below come from a single Bryobacter aggregatus MPL3 genomic window:
- the rpsR gene encoding 30S ribosomal protein S18, with protein sequence MAEGRGGRPIAASMRPTGGDKANIVSKKQYFRRKKVCRFSVEKIDYIDYKDINLLRQYVSERGKIVPRRLTGTSTQFQRRLAVAIKRARNIALLPFATREGEK encoded by the coding sequence ATGGCTGAAGGAAGAGGAGGCCGCCCGATTGCGGCTTCAATGCGCCCCACCGGTGGGGACAAGGCGAATATTGTTAGCAAAAAGCAGTATTTCCGCCGGAAGAAAGTCTGCCGCTTCTCTGTTGAGAAGATCGACTACATCGATTACAAGGACATCAATCTGCTCCGCCAGTATGTGTCCGAGCGCGGCAAAATCGTACCTCGCCGCTTGACCGGCACCAGCACGCAGTTTCAGCGCCGTCTGGCTGTCGCCATCAAGCGCGCCCGCAACATCGCGTTGCTCCCGTTTGCGACGCGGGAAGGAGAAAAGTAA
- the rpsF gene encoding 30S ribosomal protein S6 encodes MSLRLYEELFIVKPDSTDELVDPIIEAMTALIEKDGGKVQSAEKWGTRKLAYQVGRYREGYYILLKFEASGVTIKEIERRLRVNDLVIKYLTVRLDEEMKWVEKRKKRREKRAARKPQVVAMPAAPAAAPAAPQLPSEPSAPAPGKPTDGAPAPAAPVAPVVETPAAEATPAPAAE; translated from the coding sequence ATGAGTCTCAGACTTTACGAAGAACTGTTTATCGTAAAACCCGACTCGACCGACGAGTTGGTCGATCCCATCATCGAAGCGATGACTGCCCTGATTGAGAAGGATGGCGGCAAAGTGCAATCTGCTGAAAAGTGGGGCACTCGCAAGCTGGCTTATCAGGTAGGCCGTTACCGCGAAGGCTATTACATTCTGCTGAAGTTCGAAGCCAGCGGCGTAACGATCAAGGAGATCGAGCGTCGTCTGCGTGTGAACGATCTGGTCATCAAGTACCTCACTGTGCGTCTCGACGAAGAGATGAAGTGGGTGGAGAAGCGCAAGAAGCGTCGCGAGAAGCGGGCCGCCCGCAAGCCGCAAGTGGTGGCCATGCCGGCTGCTCCTGCTGCCGCTCCGGCCGCGCCGCAACTTCCTTCCGAGCCTTCTGCTCCGGCGCCTGGCAAGCCGACCGATGGTGCGCCAGCACCTGCGGCTCCTGTCGCACCCGTGGTAGAAACCCCCGCCGCTGAAGCCACCCCGGCTCCGGCCGCTGAATAG